GTGAAGTGATTGACATTTCATTAACGCAAACCTTAAGTCGTACCTTCATTACCTCACTAACGACCATTTTTGTGTTGTTAGCGCTGTTTTTACAAGGCGGTGCTTTAATCCACGGTTTTGCAACGGCCTTGTTATTTGGCGTATTCGTTGGTACTTATTCGTCGATTTATGTTGCTTCTTCGGTCGCCCTAGGACTAGGAATCACCAAAGAAGACTTAATTCCGGTTGAAGTAGAAAAAGAAGGTGCCGATCAAGATATCTTGATGCCATAAACCAGCGCCTATTATCCTGCCGACTCAAAGCCTTGAGTCGGCATTTTCGGTTACTTTTATTGATTAAATTTGTATAAGTTTTCCGACTTACCCTAAGTAACTCCCTTGAATCATTAGTAAAGATATGTTTACACTGTAGCTCACTGTTAATCATTGAGGATCTATTGTGCGTTTAGAAGTCATTTGTGAAAACCGTTTGGGCATTGCGCGAGAAATATTAACGCTATTGGCCAGCTTTGATCTTAACTTGCGTGCAATCGATGCTGATCAAACCGGCCGGATTTACGTTCACTTTCCAAAATTAGAATTTAGTGAATTTCAGTCTCTGATGCTCAATATCCGAAAGATTGAAGGCGTAAATGATGTACGACGGGTACCACATTTACCTTCCGAGCAAGAGCATTATGGTTTACTAACATTATTAAAAACCATTCCGGATCCTATTTTTTCAATTGATGCCAAAGGGCAAATAACTCGGGCCAATGAAGCCGGAATTAGTTTGTTACAATGCCAAGATCAGGTATTAACCGCGAGCTCATTACAACAATGGATAAGTGGCTTTTCATTTAGTAAGTGGCTAGCCAGTGACGATGTTACGCCGCAAGTGTGTAAAGTGACGGTTGCAACGATTGAATATTTAGCTGAAATCATGCCGGTCTATTTTTCTGATGGTGAAGAAGAGGCTGATATCTTAACCGGTGCCGTCGTGATATTAAAATCATCCGTTAGAATCGGTAAGCAATATAACGCCCTTAACCAACGCAGTAATCCACTGAATGGCTCTGATAGTTTTCGCCCGGTAATTGCGCAATCTCCGTCGATGAAAACCCTGATTAAACAGGCCGGAATATTCGCGACGTGCCAAGCACCCATTTTAATTCAAGGTCAAACAGGTAGTGGTAAACAACTGTTGGCGCGGGCATGTCACGCGGCTAGCTCACGACACAACAAACCATTTGTGGTGCTCAATTGTGCTAATTTGTCGCCACTAACGGCTGAGCTGGAGTTGTTTGGCCAATCGGCGCCAAACCAAAGTTTTACTCAGGACGTTTCATCAGCAGAGCAGGGTTTACTGGCGAAATGTGAAGGGGGCACGCTCTTTTTAAATCAAATATCTGAGTTATCTTTAGCGCACCAAGGTATGTTATTAGGGTTGCTTGAAACCGATACGTACCGTGCAATTGGCAGCACCGTCGACAGGGTAGCCGATGTCCGGATTATCTGTTCTTCGCAACAAGACTTGGCTCAGTTATGTCAAACGGGTGCAATGCGAGAAGACTTTTATTATCGTATTAATGGCCTATGCCTAAATATATTACCGCTGAATCAACGTCGTAAGGACATAATTGCCTTGGCGGAGCATTTTGTTGAAATATACAGCCAACAATTATCGAGCACAGTAGTACGATTATCTCAACCTGGTCGCGATCATCTGTTAAATTATGGCTGGCCTGGCAATGTGCGGCAGCTTAAACAAGCAATATATAGCGGTATTAGCTTGGCAGACAATACGTTTGAACTGACGGTTGAACATTTGAGCCTACCATCATTTAATCAAGCTTTTGGCTATTTTGATGACAGCTTCGAGGGCACGTTAGATCAGGCAACCAAACAATTTGAAGCTGATATATTACGGCGGTTGTACCCAGCCTATCCTAGTACTCGATTATTAGCTAAAAAGCTCGGGATCTCTCATACCGCGATAGCCAATAAACTGCGTGAGCATGGTATTGCTAAAAAACGCGTTCGTGATACTTTATAAATTAAGATGTCGCTGCCTATGCTTTTGAATGACAAGTTAACAACACTGTTGCGCAAGTTTTAATGATTATTTGGCTGCTAATTTTATTATTTATCACTAGCTTGTCTGTGCTGATATGGAACAGGAACTGGAAGGTATTTTTATTAGCACTTATGCCCCTGATATATGCGATAGTTGATATATACTTAGTATGTCAGTTGTCAGGGCATCGTTCAGAAGCCTGTGTGTGGGGATATTTAAGTTATCTTTATACACTAATAATAGGCAGCTGCTTTTATCTAACGATTACATTATTTCAAGTCGTAATAGCAAGTATCCGCAAAGATAAGACTGCTAAATCAAATAAATCATAGCTAACCTAAAACTGGCGGCTAAAAGGGCAATGCTTGAGAGAAACACTAAATAGCGTTGTTGTAAAATGCGCTAATTTGGTCAGCGGGCTTATGAAAAACATTGAAGTTTGAGTTGATAGCTAACTTGATAATTAAGTAATAAATACTGCACCGAATAAAGCTCACGGCACCTTGCGGCTACCGTGATTTGCTGTAATAGCTTAACTTAATGCTTTAATCCGTTGTTCAAGAGGCGGGTGACTCATCAACCATTGCGAGAAACCTTGCTTGCCATTGATGCCAAGCGCCATCATGCTTGATTCCATCTGGCTCTCATTACCACGGTTTAAACGCTCTAACGCCGCGCGCATTTTATGCTTTGACGTTAGCTTAGCAGCGCCTTCGTCGGCTTTAAATTCACGCTGACGCGAGAAGTAAGCAACCACGACACTGGCCAACACCCCAAATACCATTTCTAAAGCGATAACCACGCCAAAATAAGCGATGGTGCCTAACCCGCCTTCACCGTCTTCGTCTTTAGTTGCACTGTCGATTGCACCTGCAATTAGGCGAGCAGCGAAAATTACAAAGGTATTTACGACCCCTTGGATCAAGGCTAAAGTAATCATGTCACCGTTGGCAACATGGCTTATTTCATGGGCTAAAACGGCTTCAACCTCGTCGCGGCTCATTTGATTTAATAAACCGCTACTAACAGCAACCAAGGCTTTATTGCGACTTGCACCGGTAGCAAAAGCATTCATGTCCTCACTTGGGTATATTGCGACTTCAGGCATCGTAATATTAGCCAATTTAGCTTGAGTGGCAACAGTGTCTAATAACCAGTGCTCTGTTTCGTTTTTAGGCTGTGTGATGACTTGGGCACCGGTAGTACGTTTAGCCATCCATTTAGACATTAACAGCGATATAATCGAACCACCAAAGCCAAAGACTGCGGCTAAGACTAATAGGCCAGTTATGCTTGAACGGTCAAGGCCAAAGACACTAAATATAACACTTAGTACGATGCTTAATACGACCATCACAGCGATATTGGTGAGTAAAAATAGGGCAATACGTTTCATTAAAATTCCAAGTTTAAAATATTAACGACATAATATGTCATTCATATTTTATTTCAAGTGATTTAGGTTAGTTTGTCACTGCTCTTGAGCATCAATAATGAAATGTTGGTTGGTTAAAAGTGAACTAATTGGCAGTGGTTTACTGTGATAAAACCCTTGAATAACGTCGATCGATAGCTCTTTTAATAGTGGGATTAGCTCAGGATTTTCAACATGTTTGGCCATTGTTGTTATATTCATTACTCTGGCCATTGCGGCAATTGATTGTACTTGTACTCGAGCAACTTTGTTGTCGACAATACTGTTAATTAAATGGCCATCAATGTTTACTCGACAAATCGGGATATCGCGCATCTGGGCAAAAGATAAATTACCATTGCCAAAATTATCAAGCGCAAAGTTAACCCCGTATTGATGTAAAGATTCAATGAAGTTATAAGCTTTAGAAAGACTAGATAATGCGATATATTCGGTTATTTCAAAGACTAAATGTTTAGCTAAGTCTTTATGCTGCTCGATAATTGAGATGATTTTTATCAGTTGTGAATCGTCACCAAAAGACGCTGAACTTAAATTGATCGATATACTATTTATTGATTTCAGTTGCTTACTGTGGCGGCTCATCCATTGCAGAGTATGTTCGATGACCCATAAATCTAATTGCGACGCTAAATTATAGCGAATAGCAGCGGATAAAAATTGTTTTGGAAAAATGAGCTTATTACCATCTTTTAAACGA
This genomic interval from Gammaproteobacteria bacterium contains the following:
- the htpX gene encoding protease HtpX, translated to MKRIALFLLTNIAVMVVLSIVLSVIFSVFGLDRSSITGLLVLAAVFGFGGSIISLLMSKWMAKRTTGAQVITQPKNETEHWLLDTVATQAKLANITMPEVAIYPSEDMNAFATGASRNKALVAVSSGLLNQMSRDEVEAVLAHEISHVANGDMITLALIQGVVNTFVIFAARLIAGAIDSATKDEDGEGGLGTIAYFGVVIALEMVFGVLASVVVAYFSRQREFKADEGAAKLTSKHKMRAALERLNRGNESQMESSMMALGINGKQGFSQWLMSHPPLEQRIKALS
- a CDS encoding sigma 54-interacting transcriptional regulator translates to MRLEVICENRLGIAREILTLLASFDLNLRAIDADQTGRIYVHFPKLEFSEFQSLMLNIRKIEGVNDVRRVPHLPSEQEHYGLLTLLKTIPDPIFSIDAKGQITRANEAGISLLQCQDQVLTASSLQQWISGFSFSKWLASDDVTPQVCKVTVATIEYLAEIMPVYFSDGEEEADILTGAVVILKSSVRIGKQYNALNQRSNPLNGSDSFRPVIAQSPSMKTLIKQAGIFATCQAPILIQGQTGSGKQLLARACHAASSRHNKPFVVLNCANLSPLTAELELFGQSAPNQSFTQDVSSAEQGLLAKCEGGTLFLNQISELSLAHQGMLLGLLETDTYRAIGSTVDRVADVRIICSSQQDLAQLCQTGAMREDFYYRINGLCLNILPLNQRRKDIIALAEHFVEIYSQQLSSTVVRLSQPGRDHLLNYGWPGNVRQLKQAIYSGISLADNTFELTVEHLSLPSFNQAFGYFDDSFEGTLDQATKQFEADILRRLYPAYPSTRLLAKKLGISHTAIANKLREHGIAKKRVRDTL